The following nucleotide sequence is from Vigna radiata var. radiata cultivar VC1973A unplaced genomic scaffold, Vradiata_ver6 scaffold_160, whole genome shotgun sequence.
ccaacaacatacccatctcatattaatcaatccccattcatctctgtgctcctttgccactgatcaattgcattttattttattttcttaattttgtccaaacccaatgatctctttttattttgaagtcttaattaatcatgttttcacaAAACTGTTCAGTGCCaagagtcctctaggatacgatacttggtcttaccatttgatattacttgtgcgactcggtacacttgccgatttgccccaacaagtttttgtcgccattgtcggggactcatggtttaagctattctatttgtgtgatccttgattaattttgactttattttatttttttatttttatttttcccagtttttatttttatttttcaatccctaattttttatttttcttatttttgtactaacaatctctctctaGAATATTTGTGCAGGATGCAGGGTGTTCCAGGCAATTTCAACCACTAGTGGGGATCTCACTCAAGcataaatgaaaatcaatttggGCAAGTAGGTGGGCTATTCACTATACCACCACAAGCTAACAGTGCTACAAAGCTTGAGGAGACTCTCAAATAGTTTTTAAAGGAATCTCTCAATTTAGAAAAGCATTCACGCATCACTTAAAAACATGGAGGCACATTGTAAGTTCATAACTCAGAAACTGGATTATATCAAGAACAATAGGAAGCCTAGAAGGGAATGCAAGGCAGTTGTCACTAGAAGTGACAGAGTTttagatgagagaaaagaaagagagaggttgagagaaaaagaaaattatgaaaaagaaagagaaaaacaagagagtgagaggagaaaaaaagaaaaaaaaaggaagaaaaagaaaaagagagagagaaaaagaaaaaataagtgaggaggagaatgaaaaaaaatgaagaaagaagtttttgaaaaatcccTTCCTTACCCAAGGAATTATTctaggaaggaaaaagaaaagcagtttgagcgcttcatggagatcttcaagaaactGGAGATCAACATACCCTTCTCAGAAGACTTGCAGCAAATGCCTTCATATGCAAAATTTCTGAAGGAACTCCtctttaaaaaaagaaagtacattgaagaggaaacaattgaggtaCAGGGAAACTGCAGTGCCATCATACAAAAGTCATTACCTCCCAAGTTGAAAGATCCAGGAAGTTGCACTATCCCTTGCACTATAGGGAATATCTCTATTGGGAAGGCATTAATTGATTTGGGGGCCAGTATCAATCTCATGCCACTCTCCATGTTTGAAAAGATTGAAGGCTTGGAACTTAAGCCTACCCGGATGACTCTCCAACTAGCAGATAGATCTCTAAAATATCCTTATGGGGTAGCTGAAGAGGTGTTGGTAAAAGTGGACAAGTTCCTGTTTCCTATTGATTTTGTTatcatggagatggaagaagatGTGAACGTTCCTCTTATTCTTGGGAGACCTTTTATGAAGACTGCAAGAGTTCtaattgatgtggaaaatgGCAAACTAAAGGTGAGAGTGCAAGATGAAGAAGTAAATTTTGATGTCTTTTAAGCCATGTCTCACCCAAAAGATGATAAGGGTTGTTTTCATCTTGATACTCTTGACAAAATATGCATGATTCAAGAAAAGGAGGTATGTGATGATCCTTCTCTGGAAGAAGCACTTGATGacaattatgaaaaattgactAAGGAAGGCGTGGAtaattttgaagaattaaaagaggCCCCTTTGTTGAACTCAAAGGAAAAAGTCAAGGAAAGAAAACCAGAGCTAAAAATGTTACCACTACACTTGAAATATGCGTTTTTAGAAGAAGGGGGAAACAAGCCAGTCATCATCAATGATTCTCTCTCTCccacagaggaagaaaaattaatagaagTGGTCAAGGACAACAAAGGAGCTATTGGATGGTCAATCTCAGATCTCAAAGGCATAAGCCCAACTTATTGCATGCACAAAATATTCATGGAGGATGACTACAAACCAGTTGCTCAACCATAAAGGAGATTGAATCCAATAATGAAAGAGGAAGTGAGAAAAGAAGTACTGAAGCTACTTGAAGCCGATATTATTTATCCTATATTTGACAGTGCATGGGTAAGCCCAGTACAAGTGGTACCAAAAAAAGGTGGGATGACTATTATttacaatgaaaagaatgaactCATACCCATAAGAATTGTTACTGGATGGAGGATATGTATTGACTACAGGAAGTTAAACAATGCTACAAGGAAGGATCACTTTGCTCTTCCTTTCATGGACCAAATGTTAGAGAGATTGGAAGGTCAGGCTTTCTATTGTTTTTTGGATGGATATTCAGggtataatcaaattgtggtggaTCCTAAAGACCAAGGAAAAATGGCCTTTACCTATCCATTTGGAATTTTTGCCTACAGAAAAATGCCATTCGGACTATGTAATGCCCTAGCCACTTTTCAAAGATGCATGCAGACAATTTTTGCAGATTTGATAGAAAAATGCATTGaggtcttcatggatgatttttcagtatttGGCAGTTCCTTTCAGCAGTGTTTGTCTAACCTGGATGTAGTACTCAAAAGATGCACCCAATCCAATCTGGTTCTcaattgggaaaaatgtcacTTTATGGTAACAAAAGGTATTGTTTTGGGTCATAAAATTTCTTCCAGCGGAATTGAAGTGGACAAAGCCAAAGTAGAAGTCattgaaaaacttccaccaccAACCAATGTGAAAGGAATCAGAAGCTTTTTGGGACATGCtggcttttatagaagattcaTCAAGGACTTTTCATAAATTGCAAAACCACTAAGCAACCTCCTTGTGGAGGACGTTCCTTTTGTGATGGATGAAGAGTGCCTTAAagcttttgatattttaaagaaaaaattgatttctGCTCCGGTAATTATAGCTCCTGATTGGAATCAAAACTTTGAGCTGATGTGTGATGCCAGTAATTATGCCATAGGAGCAGTTCTTGGccagagaagagaaaaggtttttcaCACCATTTATTATGCAAGTAAAGTCCTAAATGAAGCCTAGCTAAATTATGCCAGCACggaaaaagagtttcttgttaTTGTGTATGCTTTGGAGAAACTTATACCATATCTCATTGGGTCTAAGGTAATTATCTATGCTGACCATGTGGCTATTACATATTTGCTAGCCAAGCCAGACTCCAAACAATGATTGATCAAATGGGTACTCCTATTGCAagaatttgatgtgcaaatctGTGGCAAGAAAGGGAGTGAAAATGTAATTGCTGATCAGTTATCCCGACTGGTGAATAATGAAGTCACAAGCAAGGAAACAAAGATTTGGGAATCTTTCTCAAATGAAACACTCATGTACATTCAACAAAGGTCGTGGTTTGCTGACATGGCCAATTTCAAAGCTGCAAGTGTCATCTCGGAAGATCTCAACtggcaacaaagaaagaaatttttgCATGATGCTAAACAGTTTGTCTGGGATGACCCTTACCTCTTCAAAattggagcagataatcttCTGAGGCACTGTGTGACTAAGGAAGAAGTGGAAGGAATTCTATGGCACTGTTATGATTCACCTTATGGAGGACATTTTAGTGGAGAAAGGACAACCACAAAGGTACTTTAGTCAGGATTTTACTGGTCTACCCtctttaaagatgctcataatcatgccaTAAACTGTGACAAGTGTCAAAGGACAGGAACCATCTCCAGGGGTCATGAAATGCCATTGCAAGGCATTCTGGAAGTCGAAGTTTTCGAATTTTGGGGCATAGATTTTGCTGGACCTTTCCCACCAttcttcaaaatgaatatatattggtgGCAGTTTACTATGTAAGCAAATGGGTAGAGGCACTGGCTTGCCCCAAAAATGACTCCAGTACTgtcattaaatttttgaaaaagaaaatcttctCCCGGTTTGGAATGCCCAGAGTACTCATTAGTGATGGAGGATCTCATTTTTGCAACCATCAGCTTGCAAAAGTACTCAAACATTATGGTGTGAGACATAAAGTGGCTATACCTTATCATCCTCAGACAAACGggcaagctgaagtttctaacagggaAATAAAAAGGATCCTGGAAAAGACAGTCGCCACATCAAGGAAGGATTGGTCTCAAAAGTTAGATGATGCCCTTTGGGCATATCGAACTGCAATGTAGACATCCATTGGATTATCTCCTTTCCAAGTGGCCTATGGAAAGACTTGTCACCTACCAGTGGAGATGGAACATAGAGCACTGTGGGCATTAAAATTCCTGAATTTTGATCCTGGTGACATTACAGAAAAGAGAAGGAGGCAAATTATTGAGCTTGAGGAGATGAGGCTACACGCCTATGattcttctaaaaattataaagaaaaggtgaagTACTATCATAACAAGAAGCTGGTAAAAAAGGTCTTTACTCTAGGACAGCAGGTGCTGCTATTCAATTCTCGACTAAACTTTTCCCTGGAAAGTTGAAGTCCAAGTGGTCTGGCTCGTTCCTGATCAAGAATGTCCTCCCCCATGGAGCAATTGAGTTAACAGACCCAACCGTCGAAGACCCACAAAGAAGCTGGGTAGTCAATGGACAAAGCCTCAAGCATTACCTGGGTGGGGAGGTGGAACGCCTCTCTACAGTCATGCAGCTGGTTGATGTGATACGAGCccattgggtcaagctagtgacgttaaagaagcacttgctgggaggcaactcAGTTCTTTGAACTTctagtttgaatttttatttttggttttaatttttgttctattccattttattttatttttttgtgtgctATGCTTGAATGAAATGAATTTTGATTCAACTAtgcctgttttctgtgatgggttttgctttatgagattatattgtttgattgaGGTTGAGAGGATGCATGATATGCTATAAGTGATGAATCCCAATTGGTAAGACAGGTGattgagataaagtttgattgagatactgagcaggatgtctttctaaattttgaggcttgtgagtttacctgtgtgagttttgggcttcagagttgtttttaaataattgttattactttgaaagcatgaatgatttgcccaaattttctgtgattgaactacttgcttgcaggttccatatgatcaaggccatcttttgtcatcccttattcttttaagccttcacataatttttgcccactgaaaagagaacaagttgttctaaccttt
It contains:
- the LOC106779718 gene encoding uncharacterized protein LOC106779718, coding for MEIFKKLEINIPFSEDLQQMPSYAKFLKELLFKKRKYIEEETIEVQGNCSAIIQKSLPPKLKDPGSCTIPCTIGNISIGKALIDLGASINLMPLSMFEKIEGLELKPTRMTLQLADRSLKYPYGVAEEVLVKVDKFLFPIDFVIMEMEEDVNVPLILGRPFMKTARVLIDVENGKLKVRVQDEEVNFDVF
- the LOC106779719 gene encoding uncharacterized protein LOC106779719; protein product: MDEECLKAFDILKKKLISAPVIIAPDWNQNFELMCDASNYAIGAVLGQRREKKGSENVIADQLSRLVNNEVTSKETKIWESFSNETLMYIQQRSWFADMANFKAASVISEDLNWQQRKKFLHDAKQFVWDDPYLFKIGADNLLRHCVTKEEVEGILWHCYDSPYGGHFSGERTTTKLAKVLKHYGVRHKVAIPYHPQTNGQAEVSNREIKRILEKTVATSRKDWSQKLDDALWAYRTAM